The stretch of DNA attactATTATTTTTCCGTCAAAGATTCTTTTTTATTTCCCAAAAAAGCAGACTGCTGTTTGTAAATAACGTCATGCTCTATGAGTTTATCTACTTTATCAACGAAATACGGCACAAATTCATCGATTAGTTTCAAAATCGTTCATTGAAATCAGCCATTTGATGAAAAACCATTTCTTCTTTCCGTTGTCCTCTAATAGAAGAGCTGTTTCTTCATGAATTGATGATATTGTAAACacaatccaaacaacactagagCCTTATGATTGGAAAgttaaacaaaataacaaatgtATGTAAAGGCAAGTGAACTTGAGGCACTATTCAATCACGCGAAAATAATATTgggaacacaaaaatttcattgctttattcctgtagatgaaaataaaatcgcagctaaaaggttttcaaattcagtagatgaccccaaaatcttcaaaatgttggataaaaagaaaaacaagaaaatataTGATGATTGTATCTCAGAATATAAGTTTACATGTACATGGTATAAGAtcagatgaataaaaatgaatttaatgtcaaaatatgacatttgatttgaaataaagacCTCTAAAACACACATTCaacatttctattatttttttttattgtgggttggctttctgcactggaaaaagaaataaacttaatttcaataaaatattgaaaaagtttttgttaggaaaATTGTTTTGCCTTAGATATGcccaagttgcgatgtatggaagagttataGCGCACATATTTTTctactatttcatcaaaatctgagatgaccattttgaaaaaatcgacttttaggcttttaaaataaatttttttcagtgtgggaattcaaaaaaaaatttttgaaaattaaattgtttTCCTAAAACCCTttcatagatcacttttttgtaggagttaccatttaaaaaaaaaaatgtaagaaaatgggcaaacatattttcaccataaaatttcggaaaactatgtatgccaagttgcctaattaggtaaggtcttcaagcccagaaagtttcattaagttctgagagggtcatgccaatctcatagacgagttggcgcgtAATCCGTCAATTGTCACCCGTGGAACAGAAGATTGTTCCACAGAAAAACTAAATAATAGAAAACACCCGCGCGCACGTAATGCAGGAAGAAGCGATTCCAAACTCCTTGTTTTTCAATGAATTCCTCGGTCGtgcgagagagggagagagttGCGGCTTGTAGGGTTTTTAACGATTATCCTTATGCTTACTCCAGTCAATATTTGTGTGTTTATTTATGTCCTGTTATCGTAGTAGTGTTCCCTAATCCTTAGCGTTCTGTTTAAAAGAAATGTATGCATTGTACATTAGTAGGTCAAAAACTATTCTCGCTCTCCCTCACTTTCCAATCGTTCTCAAGTTGCGAATGTGGGTCACAattgtctatatatatatataacgtgTTGATATTAAAACTATCAATCCGATACTTTCCTCTTTACagactcatatttttttccgcgaaaggaaaaaacgacctaaaatcattttctaaaaaaatactaagaaaatgtaaaaattaggGATTGCTAACAAAAATCACAACTCAGTGTACGCGAATATCGCACATGGGGAGGAAGTGGGGCAATGGAGGAAGGTTGTCAGTGTAACAGTTTGCTAATAGCTAAAAAGGATATaacatgattaaaaaaaaaaataaaaaagggaaaaatcctTTTCAGTCGCCCTCAATGCGACCTCTATCGGCCAAGCTGCTTGCTTTCGGAATCCGTTGAtctatgctgctgctgctgctgctgttgatgatgattatgatggtggtggtggtggtggtgataTTTGATGACCATGTTTGGGGAGCTGCCGCAGGCGCCACCTAGCGGAGTGTTGCCACCACTGGTGCTGCTGCTCTTGCAGCTGACTATCTTCATTTGCTTGCCGTTGTTGTTGATGACAATTGTGCCACCCACCGTCCCTCCCACTGCATTGGGCGCTGCCGATACTGTTGATGCTGATGAGGATGTCGTCGCTGCCGCCGCCCCTGTCGGTGCCGAAGCTGATGAAGTTAAAGTGTGACTGCTGTTGTTGGTAGATGATCATGAGTTCTGCTTGACTACGATCACTCCCGGTCGGCACTGCTGATGCTGTTGGAGTATTTGTGACGCAGTGTGTTGAGCAGAAGTGGCTGGATGGGAGGATGGACTGCAGCTGCCGGCGGCCAGTCCCGCACTTGGGGTGATCGATAGCGAAACGATCGCAGGGttgctggtgctgctgctgctgctgctgttcgcATTACTGGAACCATTGGAGGGTGCTGCCGAGGCGATGGAAGAGGTAGCAGAGGAGGCCGATGAAGCGGTACTAGCAAGTGCCGTTCGGAACTTCAGGTACGGTTCCAGCTGACTCTGGCGATGATCGCGATCCTTTTGCTGGTGCTTACTGGTAGTGGTCAGTGCGAGTGGTACCTCCTGGATCGAGCGTGATGCCGAGGGCGACTGAATCTGaacctgttgttgttgttggacaGGAATGACCGCATCGAATGCATCGCCTTCCAGGTGCCTGATCGCTTCTACTATGGTTTCCAGGTTGTGACGACAGGTGTTGATACGAGAGCTACTCTGTTGTGTCGGCTGCTGCGGTTGGTTCGTTACTAACTTGCTGCTGGTCAAGTGGGACAAGTGATCATCGCTAACCACAATCGACGAGGGCGAATCTATTCGTTCGACTTCGACCTTCGGCTCAGCCTTGATTGCCGCCTCCAGTATAGTTGGGTAACGATTTTTCTTCGGAGGCAATGTGACCACGGTGGTGGTTTCGATGGATGGAGATCGGGATCGCGAACGCTTGACAAGCACTTTTTCCTCCTTGTGTGGAACAACCGTTGGCTTGGCGATGGGCTGCGTAACGACAGTCTCTTCGATCACCTCAGTGTTGCATACGACAAGCTGTGGCTTCCCAATCACACTGGTTTCCAGTGCGATCAGCTGAATGTTTTCAACCTCCCGCGTGTTCTTGACTCCTGTTGGCTTCTGGATACTGGTGACGACAAGTTCCTCTATTGTGTCGCTTGGTTCGATTATGTCCGGAGGATCCTGGTATAATACCCTGGCTGGGTAAATCTGTCGCTCCAACGCCTTCAATCTCTCCTCAAAAACTGCCTTCTGCCTTCGTTCgatctccagctgatgtttcaAATCCAGGTAGTCCTTCGCTGTTACGCTAAACGTTGGACAAGGTCGGCTGTTGATGGCCGTAGCAACAATGGTCTGTCCAGTTGCGTTGTTAACAACCTGCATCAAGCCAACCGGCTCCGGCGACATCGAACCAAGTCCTTCGTCGGAGGAATCCGAAACGGGTTGAACTGTCATCATTGTGTCTATTTTGCGCTTCTTGGCAACGGTGGCAACCGTCGGTGGAATTCCCGGAGCTGCTGCTGGTACAATTGCCGCCGTGCCGCCGTTATTGACCACCGCTGCTGCGGCTCCGGTCGTGAGCACTGTGGTCCCCGCCGGAACCTGAGCTTTGACCTGTTGACTTTCAGCCGCTGCAACCGCGCCATTGTGATCCTGCTGGTCAAGCAATCGCTTCAGTTGACAGTTTTGGGACAGCAGACGAGTTTTCTCCTGCTCCAGGGCGTATATGTATTCGGCTGTTTGCTGCAAGATGGCGGCCTGTTGGGAAAAGAGAAAGAAACATTGTTAGACTCGACGGTACACCGagggaaataattagtaaatactagctgacccggcaaactttgtcccttccaaaatttttcgttatcacattcacgtatccttactaagcgcacgttcgagggtccaatcgcagaacagttcattgattgatcttctaatctaccctttaacattatcttttactataaatttcctaggacttctactaaaactcttcattataatatcagattaatttcagacacaattttcctagacttttcaaccacttgcaaataacatgtttcttcgttacatgtaataaatgtttgatacagaaaatatgatggaataaagaaagtcctaaatcggacaattcctttctcaagttttgctattattaacacattcggtgatccatttttttatataggtagaagaagatataggagcgttttttatcacattgaaatccatctCCATttccgaacaaaaatcaatttcgttagtgaACACTTAAggactaacaacgtttgtcactatgtaattgtagaacatatgcgaatttgaattttccaaattttccttcagagttttccaaaaaatttcaattttcatgtttggttggaatatgtttggttgaaatatgtgtattattttgaaTGGACttcctctccatttcagaggagagagGAGTGTCATGCCATCATAAAAATTGTAaggagttgtatctaggacacgaccgcatattttcgacgtagaactacgcaattatattatgcaatctacttgtttaccacttcgaatattattttagaatgcatggaaatttttgtaatagattatgttcttcgttacaaataaatttgatgaactccttttacgtttgacatGATGCCCGGgacaccaaaatatgtgaacggaagaattgtcaaacgatcaaacggttctcaaaccgcgaaagttcattcacctctagtatctgaaatgacgattttccctggcttctcagtttaaaagtacgttttagggaaatatattccggtctgcacaacgacaagcgagtgcaaaagCACTGAacactagagacgtcggttaatcgttctattaattcaaataatcgaatatctgcaattttatccgagtaattttgtatcgaataatgaaaaatcaaaatatgaatacatcgaataattatcacagtaatctcgattaatgaaaaaggaaacaatttttttcaaaaaatacagtgcaaaattttAACTTTGGTTGTCGAAATTCATCGATTATGCTAAACCACTaacggttgaagcataaaaataattccctgatggtggaggagactggggaGAAGAATTCAGCGTCTGTAGGAGTAAATAGCGGAATAGAAGGATGTGATCTAATCTCCCGTACTAAAGTGGTAGTATTCAAATTTagagtgccaaggaaaatactagtggtcaatgattctacaaaaatacttcttttgaactagtagttatagggaccaagtagaacttttcaaataaatctgctatttcaacaacattcgaagaacaggtAGTTCTGAacacaaaaaattgtatgttggtgcaattaaaatattttgcatcatttgcatgatatgctcttttttcaatcgcccgcaaaaaaatcacgaaatggtaaatttatcaatctaCTGAATTACCATTCAAAAACTACTATTCTGCATATTctgcatcattttttttattataaatgtctgttcatatcgattacaagaaataaatattcgctcgattaatcgaattctGAAAGACaactattcgaatgaatcgattatttggccccacgattaatcgataatcgaataaacgaaaaatttagacatctctacttaacaccaaaaaatacccccgacttgcatgtatatttgcaggtacattaattttgaagttcgtgttagggaaacacaattcagtgggcaaaaaatacccccgacttacatctttttacaaagcggattcccccaggcacattgatttagaagtctgtgttagggaaacacagcttggtggaaacaaaaatacccccgacttgcatgtatattcagAGCGTATTTcctcaggtacatcgattttgaagtctgtgttggggaaatcgtaaatcgggccaatcaaaacttgacagttaaggcgtttaaataacgctcgacattttacagttattcaattgttcatctcatggaaaataatattttattaagtgCGATAGACgcgtatttcctatcaattgatgcaaacatctttccgatcggttaagaaatgttagagttataagcattcgaaatatgggtaGGATTAGCACACCAATccgcagaataaatgtatggaaaaaaggttcttccagtttttctgaATTGAAACCGtatagagattagcgaattgtaatgtatagcatatcaaacaaatcttagagaatttccgattcgattggtatcctCTTGAGAGGAGGAAGGAATGTCAATTCACCATAGACACGTTTTTTgctccttaaaacctccacatgccaaatttggctcgatttgctggattggttctcgagttatgcagaaatttatatttcatttgtatggtatcttcccattagagagggggaagagtgTCCAACCCCCATGGAGACGTTTATAGACCCCTAAAACcactatatgccaagtttgattccatttgcttgattagttctggagTTCTTCATGCCACCACCTTTTtagggagggggaggagtgtcaatccagtatagaaacatttattgccctctaaaacctccacatgccgaaattggctctatttgcttgattagttcttgagttatgcagagatttatgattcatttgtatggcagccccccattagagagggggaggagtgtctattcaccatagaaacgtttcgtgcccccttaagccttcacatgtcaaattttgctccatttgattgattagtgctccagttatgcagaaatttgtgtttcatttgtatggtatcctcccattagagaggggcgagaagtgtcgaactaccatagaaacgttcatCGATCCCAAAAACttttatatgccaagtttgattccatttgcttgattagttctggaaTGATTcttcccccccccctctctttaCAGAGGAGGAAGTgttaaaccaccatagaaacatttattgctcttaaaacctccacatgccaaagttggctctgtttgcttgattagttcttgagttatggagaaatttatgccccatttgtatggcagcgcccaccaaatcccccccccccccccgaaAGAGGGGGGAAGAAtgtctattcatcatagaaacgtttcttgtcccctaaaaccttcacatgccaaatttggctctgtttgcttgattagttcttgagttatggagAAGTTTAAGCCTCATTTGTAAGGCAGcggcccttagagaggggggagcgggttcgaaccttccccggccccaaaaacccctgcgATAAAtagaagatgaaccaaaacacgtgtagaAAAACAGTTGTCAGAAATTGACTGAACATTCGAAATAGCCGTACTCGTCAGCATAAATACACATGCATAAATAAAACAAGAGTGCCAACATAATGcaacaaaaaatctagaatcgaatatgcgtaacccgcgtaaattcgaaagtcgcgatactttctGAAAAGATCTCGTAAAGCAGTAACATCCCAGTCTTTCGTTAGGTAGGACAAAGTGAACCATAACAAACTGCTCTCCGGTTCTGAGCATACCTAACTCAGCTGTATCAAAGATAACGTCGCAAAATGGACGCTGCATTCGAGAAATATTCGGGAACAAGAGTACCCATCAGAAAAGATGTATTGAATCTGCTTCTTTTTATACACAGGTGCAGAACATGCActtccaaaaaatgtttgtttaacgtgtccacgtaaGCCAAAGTAAGCCAACGTAATCATAAAATTTAACCATCGGTCATCGGTCGCCGTCTGCGACATAAAAACAAATGCATTTTTCCCTCGCAATCATGACTGCACTTGCGGAGCTTCTCTTGTCTTCAAACTGTGAGTGTCCCCCCACGTATTTATGCAGATGTTTATTCCCCGACGGTTTATTACGCTTTCTCCGGGCGTATGCAGCAAAAGGCTGTTGATTTACACACTTAAGCGGTTGGGGGTGAAATGAGTATACTTAGAGAGTACGGGCGCACACGGCGAGTTGATGATCATGACCACGGTCAACGCAAAAGCACTCGGCAGTCCTGGGACTCGAGATGCGCGACATGTGTGCTGCTGCACCGCATATGATGCACATCAACTGTTTTGCTGGACTGGGTCAAAAATGCAACCAAGCTGCATACCGAGCCCACACAGTCACAGTCAGTTTTGCGTTTGCCACCGATTAGACATGTATGGTATGCTAGTAATTTTCAAATGGCCAACGGAAGGAATCGCTAACTGATGCAATACCGTTTCCATTAGTACC from Toxorhynchites rutilus septentrionalis strain SRP chromosome 3, ASM2978413v1, whole genome shotgun sequence encodes:
- the LOC129775071 gene encoding uncharacterized protein LOC129775071 isoform X2 — encoded protein: MSVDVWCKNEDNMQDLIVEDDTVRFCRVTTEEGVGGGGGMANGNNNNNNSAPRSIAMDKDEKRMRREIANSNERRRMQSINAGFQSLRQMLPHHEGEKLSKAAILQQTAEYIYALEQEKTRLLSQNCQLKRLLDQQDHNGAVAAAESQQVKAQVPAGTTVLTTGAAAAVVNNGGTAAIVPAAAPGIPPTVATVAKKRKIDTMMTVQPVSDSSDEGLGSMSPEPVGLMQVVNNATGQTIVATAINSRPCPTFSVTAKDYLDLKHQLEIERRQKAVFEERLKALERQIYPARVLYQDPPDIIEPSDTIEELVVTSIQKPTGVKNTREVENIQLIALETSVIGKPQLVVCNTEVIEETVVTQPIAKPTVVPHKEEKVLVKRSRSRSPSIETTTVVTLPPKKNRYPTILEAAIKAEPKVEVERIDSPSSIVVSDDHLSHLTSSKLVTNQPQQPTQQSSSRINTCRHNLETIVEAIRHLEGDAFDAVIPVQQQQQVQIQSPSASRSIQEVPLALTTTSKHQQKDRDHRQSQLEPYLKFRTALASTASSASSATSSIASAAPSNGSSNANSSSSSSTSNPAIVSLSITPSAGLAAGSCSPSSHPATSAQHTASQILQQHQQCRPGVIVVKQNS
- the LOC129775071 gene encoding uncharacterized protein LOC129775071 isoform X4, with product MANGNNNNNNSAPRSIAMDKDEKRMRREIANSNERRRMQSINAGFQSLRQMLPHHEGEKLSKAAILQQTAEYIYALEQEKTRLLSQNCQLKRLLDQQDHNGAVAAAESQQVKAQVPAGTTVLTTGAAAAVVNNGGTAAIVPAAAPGIPPTVATVAKKRKIDTMMTVQPVSDSSDEGLGSMSPEPVGLMQVVNNATGQTIVATAINSRPCPTFSVTAKDYLDLKHQLEIERRQKAVFEERLKALERQIYPARVLYQDPPDIIEPSDTIEELVVTSIQKPTGVKNTREVENIQLIALETSVIGKPQLVVCNTEVIEETVVTQPIAKPTVVPHKEEKVLVKRSRSRSPSIETTTVVTLPPKKNRYPTILEAAIKAEPKVEVERIDSPSSIVVSDDHLSHLTSSKLVTNQPQQPTQQSSSRINTCRHNLETIVEAIRHLEGDAFDAVIPVQQQQQVQIQSPSASRSIQEVPLALTTTSKHQQKDRDHRQSQLEPYLKFRTALASTASSASSATSSIASAAPSNGSSNANSSSSSSTSNPAIVSLSITPSAGLAAGSCSPSSHPATSAQHTASQILQQHQQCRPGVIVVKQNS
- the LOC129775071 gene encoding uncharacterized protein LOC129775071 isoform X3 — protein: MHAIRAFQHRLISHSAISSTDSCRFCRVTTEEGVGGGGGMANGNNNNNNSAPRSIAMDKDEKRMRREIANSNERRRMQSINAGFQSLRQMLPHHEGEKLSKAAILQQTAEYIYALEQEKTRLLSQNCQLKRLLDQQDHNGAVAAAESQQVKAQVPAGTTVLTTGAAAAVVNNGGTAAIVPAAAPGIPPTVATVAKKRKIDTMMTVQPVSDSSDEGLGSMSPEPVGLMQVVNNATGQTIVATAINSRPCPTFSVTAKDYLDLKHQLEIERRQKAVFEERLKALERQIYPARVLYQDPPDIIEPSDTIEELVVTSIQKPTGVKNTREVENIQLIALETSVIGKPQLVVCNTEVIEETVVTQPIAKPTVVPHKEEKVLVKRSRSRSPSIETTTVVTLPPKKNRYPTILEAAIKAEPKVEVERIDSPSSIVVSDDHLSHLTSSKLVTNQPQQPTQQSSSRINTCRHNLETIVEAIRHLEGDAFDAVIPVQQQQQVQIQSPSASRSIQEVPLALTTTSKHQQKDRDHRQSQLEPYLKFRTALASTASSASSATSSIASAAPSNGSSNANSSSSSSTSNPAIVSLSITPSAGLAAGSCSPSSHPATSAQHTASQILQQHQQCRPGVIVVKQNS
- the LOC129775071 gene encoding uncharacterized protein LOC129775071 isoform X1 gives rise to the protein MSVDVWCKNEDNMQDLIVEDDTVSRFCRVTTEEGVGGGGGMANGNNNNNNSAPRSIAMDKDEKRMRREIANSNERRRMQSINAGFQSLRQMLPHHEGEKLSKAAILQQTAEYIYALEQEKTRLLSQNCQLKRLLDQQDHNGAVAAAESQQVKAQVPAGTTVLTTGAAAAVVNNGGTAAIVPAAAPGIPPTVATVAKKRKIDTMMTVQPVSDSSDEGLGSMSPEPVGLMQVVNNATGQTIVATAINSRPCPTFSVTAKDYLDLKHQLEIERRQKAVFEERLKALERQIYPARVLYQDPPDIIEPSDTIEELVVTSIQKPTGVKNTREVENIQLIALETSVIGKPQLVVCNTEVIEETVVTQPIAKPTVVPHKEEKVLVKRSRSRSPSIETTTVVTLPPKKNRYPTILEAAIKAEPKVEVERIDSPSSIVVSDDHLSHLTSSKLVTNQPQQPTQQSSSRINTCRHNLETIVEAIRHLEGDAFDAVIPVQQQQQVQIQSPSASRSIQEVPLALTTTSKHQQKDRDHRQSQLEPYLKFRTALASTASSASSATSSIASAAPSNGSSNANSSSSSSTSNPAIVSLSITPSAGLAAGSCSPSSHPATSAQHTASQILQQHQQCRPGVIVVKQNS